The Pseudomonas azadiae genome includes a window with the following:
- a CDS encoding DUF1615 domain-containing protein, with amino-acid sequence MYSSRLICCLAALLVLAGCSTSRNPQQPERSEAEVKAQIVRLLPAKVPDRNGWAQDIYTAFDTQKIYPSTENICAVLAVTEQESTFQVDPPVPNMGKIAQDEILRRAGKIHVPAFVVRSALQLRSPTGNTYADRLSAARTERDLSGIFDDFISMVPLGNTLFGGFNPVHTAGPMQVSIDFAQKQARGYPYTVDGSIRREVFTRRGGMYFGIAHLLGYPVNYDQPLYRFADFNAGWYASRNAAFQAAVSRASGADLALDGDLIRYGSLLPGTTELAVRSLGAKLDMRNPSIRSQLEQGEQPDFEETTLYKRVFALADKAAGKPMPRAILPGIVLKSPKITRNLTTAWFAKRVDERYQRCLKR; translated from the coding sequence ATGTATTCAAGCCGTCTGATCTGCTGCCTCGCAGCCTTGCTGGTGCTGGCGGGCTGCTCCACCTCGCGCAACCCCCAGCAACCCGAGCGCAGCGAGGCCGAGGTGAAGGCGCAGATCGTGCGCCTGCTGCCGGCCAAGGTGCCGGACCGCAATGGTTGGGCCCAGGACATCTACACTGCCTTCGATACTCAGAAAATCTACCCCAGCACCGAGAACATTTGCGCCGTGCTGGCGGTGACCGAGCAGGAATCCACTTTCCAGGTGGACCCGCCCGTGCCGAACATGGGCAAGATTGCCCAGGACGAGATCCTGCGTCGTGCCGGCAAAATCCACGTGCCGGCGTTTGTCGTGCGCAGCGCACTTCAGTTGCGCTCGCCCACCGGCAACACGTACGCCGACCGCTTGAGTGCAGCACGCACGGAAAGGGACCTGAGCGGCATCTTCGATGACTTCATCAGCATGGTGCCCTTGGGCAATACCCTGTTTGGCGGTTTCAACCCGGTGCATACCGCCGGCCCGATGCAGGTCAGCATCGACTTTGCGCAGAAACAGGCACGGGGTTATCCCTACACGGTAGACGGCAGCATTCGCCGCGAAGTGTTCACCCGCCGTGGCGGCATGTACTTCGGTATCGCGCATCTGCTCGGCTACCCGGTGAACTACGACCAACCGCTGTATCGCTTCGCCGACTTCAATGCCGGGTGGTATGCCAGCCGCAATGCCGCGTTCCAGGCCGCCGTCAGCCGCGCATCGGGCGCCGATCTGGCCCTGGATGGCGATCTGATCCGCTACGGTTCGCTGCTGCCCGGCACCACTGAACTGGCGGTGCGTTCCCTCGGGGCGAAGCTGGATATGCGCAACCCGAGTATCCGCAGCCAGTTGGAGCAGGGCGAGCAACCGGATTTTGAAGAGACCACGCTCTACAAGCGCGTGTTTGCGCTTGCCGACAAGGCTGCCGGCAAGCCGATGCCACGGGCGATCCTGCCGGGCATCGTGCTCAAGAGCCCCAAGATCACCCGCAACCTCACCACGGCGTGGTTTGCCAAGCGCGTGGATGAGCGGTATCAGCGCTGTCTGAAGCGCTGA
- a CDS encoding DUF4349 domain-containing protein yields the protein MRHLDGNLHPLRTGLLIVITGLALVGCSPKDNSRARVINGEQSRAGAQLAYEHELSLALPGALLAPRMQATREACETARFGACNILGITEDGSGGQIILRIAPTGVEPMVAMATEDGKLGQRVTTAEDLADAVADVRRRQERLLAQQQRLDELAKRKDITVSDLIALSKEQAGIENELQELVQAAAGQQRRLDTNRVTLNFRSSDGANQPSRFSRMFSNLGDNLVEGTADALERSSYVLPFVILSFPVVWLWVWLWRRFVKRRL from the coding sequence ATGCGCCATCTGGACGGCAATCTCCATCCACTTCGCACAGGCTTATTGATCGTGATAACCGGCCTGGCCCTGGTCGGCTGTTCGCCCAAGGACAATTCTCGCGCCAGGGTGATCAACGGCGAGCAAAGTCGTGCCGGCGCACAGCTGGCCTACGAGCACGAACTGAGCCTGGCCCTGCCCGGCGCCCTGCTCGCACCGCGCATGCAGGCCACCCGCGAGGCCTGCGAAACGGCACGCTTCGGCGCCTGCAATATCCTCGGCATCACCGAAGACGGCAGCGGCGGCCAGATCATCCTGCGCATCGCACCGACGGGCGTTGAGCCCATGGTTGCGATGGCAACCGAAGATGGCAAGCTCGGCCAGCGCGTCACCACCGCCGAGGACCTGGCGGATGCCGTCGCCGATGTACGCCGCCGCCAGGAACGCCTGCTGGCCCAGCAACAACGGCTCGACGAACTGGCCAAGCGCAAGGACATCACCGTCAGTGACCTGATCGCCTTGAGCAAGGAACAGGCGGGCATCGAGAACGAGCTGCAGGAATTGGTCCAAGCCGCCGCCGGCCAGCAACGCCGCCTCGATACCAACCGCGTGACCCTGAACTTCCGCTCCTCCGACGGCGCGAACCAGCCGTCACGGTTCAGCCGCATGTTCAGCAACCTGGGCGACAACCTGGTGGAAGGCACAGCCGACGCCCTGGAACGCTCAAGCTACGTGCTGCCGTTCGTGATCCTGTCGTTCCCGGTGGTGTGGTTGTGGGTGTGGCTGTGGCGACGTTTTGTCAAACGCCGCCTCTGA
- a CDS encoding PaaI family thioesterase, whose translation MIAHAVPEGFVSLPRSSPLLDLLGPAYCRGEGLQLEIALRADNRHANGRGTVHGGVLATLADVGMGYAMAFSSEPPLPLITASMTLDYLGAVQVGEWIVVRLEHHKRGRQMAFATASVQVGEKVVVRASAVFAVPRAD comes from the coding sequence ATGATCGCCCACGCCGTGCCCGAAGGTTTTGTCTCGCTGCCCCGCAGCAGCCCCCTGCTTGATCTGCTGGGCCCGGCGTATTGCCGGGGTGAAGGCCTGCAATTGGAAATCGCCCTGCGTGCCGACAATCGCCATGCCAATGGCCGCGGTACGGTGCATGGCGGGGTATTGGCGACCCTGGCGGATGTCGGCATGGGCTATGCGATGGCGTTTTCCAGTGAACCGCCGTTACCGTTGATTACCGCAAGCATGACCTTGGATTACCTGGGGGCGGTGCAGGTCGGCGAATGGATTGTCGTGCGGTTGGAGCATCACAAGCGTGGACGGCAGATGGCGTTTGCCACGGCGAGTGTGCAGGTGGGGGAGAAGGTGGTGGTGCGGGCGAGCGCGGTGTTTGCCGTGCCGCGTGCTGACTGA
- a CDS encoding acetyl-CoA C-acetyltransferase — protein sequence MQDVVIVAATRTAVGSFQGSLANIPAPELGAAVIRRLLEQTGLDPAEVDEVILGQVLTAGSGQNPARQASILAGLPHAVPSLTLNKVCGSGLKALHLGAQAIRCGDAEVIIAGGMENMSLAPYVVPAARTGLRMGHAKMIDSMITDGLWDAFNDYHMGITAENLVDKYGISREAQDAFAAASQQKAVAAIEAGRFVDEITPILIPQRKGDPVAFAVDEQPRAGTTAESLAKLKPAFKKDGSVTAGNASSLNDGAAAVLLMSADKARALGLPVLARIASYANAGVDPAIMGIGPVSATRRCLDKAGWSLGDLDLIEANEAFAAQALAVGKELEWDAEKVNVNGGAIAIGHPIGASGCRVLVTLLHEMIKRDAKKGLATLCIGGGQGVALALERS from the coding sequence ATGCAAGACGTCGTGATTGTCGCTGCCACCCGCACCGCCGTGGGCAGCTTCCAGGGTTCGCTGGCGAATATTCCGGCACCGGAACTGGGCGCCGCCGTGATCCGTCGCCTGCTGGAGCAGACCGGGCTGGATCCGGCCGAAGTGGATGAAGTGATCCTCGGCCAGGTCCTTACCGCCGGCAGCGGCCAGAACCCGGCGCGCCAGGCTTCGATCCTGGCCGGCCTGCCCCACGCCGTGCCGAGCCTGACCTTGAACAAGGTCTGCGGCTCGGGCCTCAAGGCCCTGCACCTCGGTGCCCAGGCCATCCGCTGCGGCGACGCCGAAGTGATCATCGCCGGCGGCATGGAAAACATGAGCCTGGCCCCCTACGTAGTGCCCGCGGCGCGCACCGGTTTGCGCATGGGCCACGCCAAGATGATCGACAGCATGATCACCGACGGCCTGTGGGATGCGTTCAACGACTACCACATGGGGATCACCGCCGAGAACCTGGTGGACAAGTACGGCATCAGCCGTGAAGCGCAGGATGCATTCGCCGCAGCCTCCCAGCAAAAAGCGGTCGCCGCTATCGAAGCGGGCCGTTTTGTTGACGAGATTACGCCGATCCTGATTCCCCAGCGCAAAGGCGACCCGGTGGCCTTCGCCGTGGATGAACAGCCGCGCGCCGGCACCACCGCCGAATCCCTGGCCAAGCTCAAACCTGCGTTCAAGAAAGACGGCAGCGTGACCGCTGGCAACGCCTCGAGCCTCAATGACGGCGCGGCGGCGGTGCTGTTGATGAGCGCCGACAAAGCCAGGGCCCTGGGCCTGCCCGTGCTGGCACGCATCGCCAGCTACGCCAATGCCGGCGTCGACCCCGCCATCATGGGCATCGGCCCGGTCTCGGCCACCCGCCGCTGCCTGGACAAAGCCGGGTGGAGCCTGGGTGATCTGGACCTGATCGAAGCCAACGAAGCCTTTGCCGCACAAGCCCTGGCGGTGGGTAAGGAACTGGAATGGGACGCCGAGAAGGTCAACGTCAACGGCGGCGCCATCGCCATCGGCCACCCGATCGGTGCTTCAGGCTGCCGTGTGCTGGTGACCCTGCTGCACGAAATGATCAAGCGCGACGCCAAGAAAGGCCTGGCCACGCTGTGCATCGGCGGCGGCCAAGGCGTAGCCCTCGCCCTCGAACGCAGTTGA
- a CDS encoding CoA transferase subunit B, whose translation MALTREQMAQRVAREMQDGFYVNLGIGIPTLVANYIPDGMEVMLQSENGLLGMGPFPTEDTIDADMINAGKQTVTARIGASIFSSAESFAMIRGGHVDLTVLGAFEVDVHGNIASWMIPGKLVKGMGGAMDLVAGAENIIVIMTHASKDGESKLLSQCSLPLTGANCIKRVLTDLAYLEIENGAFVLKERAPGVSVEEIVSKTAGKLIVPDHVPEMHFE comes from the coding sequence ATGGCTCTTACCCGCGAACAAATGGCCCAACGCGTCGCCCGCGAAATGCAGGACGGTTTCTACGTCAACCTCGGCATCGGCATTCCGACCCTGGTGGCCAACTACATTCCCGATGGCATGGAAGTCATGCTGCAATCGGAAAACGGCCTGCTCGGCATGGGCCCGTTTCCGACCGAAGACACCATCGATGCCGACATGATCAACGCCGGCAAGCAAACCGTCACCGCACGGATCGGCGCCTCGATCTTCTCCTCCGCCGAGTCCTTCGCGATGATTCGCGGCGGCCACGTCGACCTCACGGTGCTGGGCGCGTTTGAAGTGGACGTACACGGCAACATCGCTTCGTGGATGATCCCCGGCAAGCTGGTCAAGGGCATGGGCGGCGCCATGGACCTGGTGGCGGGAGCGGAAAACATCATCGTGATCATGACCCATGCGTCCAAGGACGGTGAGTCCAAGCTGCTCAGCCAATGCAGCCTGCCGTTGACCGGTGCGAACTGCATCAAGCGTGTGCTGACGGACCTGGCTTACCTGGAAATCGAAAATGGCGCTTTTGTCCTCAAGGAACGCGCACCAGGCGTGAGCGTTGAAGAAATTGTGAGCAAGACCGCCGGTAAACTGATCGTCCCGGACCACGTTCCAGAAATGCACTTCGAGTGA
- a CDS encoding CoA transferase subunit A, whose product MAGFDKRVASYEEALAGLEDGMTVLAGGFGLCGIPENLINEIKRKGTRDLTVVSNNCGVDGFGLGVLLEEKQIRKVIASYVGENALFEKQLLSGEIEVVLTPQGTLAEKMRAGGAGIPAFFTATGVGTPVAEGKETREFNGRPYLMEESITGDFAIVKGWKADHFGNVIYRHTAQNFNPLAATAGKITVVEVEEIVEPGELDPAQIHTPGIYVDRIICGTFEKRIEQRTVRK is encoded by the coding sequence ATGGCAGGTTTCGATAAACGCGTGGCGTCCTATGAAGAAGCCCTGGCAGGCCTGGAAGACGGCATGACCGTGCTCGCCGGCGGTTTTGGCCTGTGCGGCATTCCGGAAAACCTGATCAACGAGATCAAGCGCAAAGGCACCCGCGACCTGACGGTGGTTTCCAATAACTGCGGTGTCGACGGTTTCGGCCTGGGCGTGCTGCTGGAAGAAAAGCAGATCCGCAAGGTCATCGCATCCTACGTCGGTGAAAACGCCCTGTTCGAGAAGCAATTGCTCAGCGGCGAGATCGAAGTGGTGCTGACCCCCCAGGGTACCCTGGCCGAAAAAATGCGCGCAGGCGGCGCCGGCATCCCGGCGTTCTTTACCGCCACCGGCGTCGGCACTCCGGTGGCCGAAGGCAAGGAAACCCGCGAGTTCAACGGTCGCCCCTATTTGATGGAAGAGTCCATCACCGGCGACTTTGCCATCGTCAAAGGCTGGAAAGCCGACCACTTCGGCAACGTCATCTATCGCCACACCGCCCAGAACTTCAACCCACTGGCCGCCACCGCCGGCAAGATCACCGTGGTTGAAGTCGAGGAAATCGTCGAACCGGGCGAGCTGGACCCGGCGCAGATCCACACCCCTGGCATCTACGTCGACCGGATCATCTGCGGCACGTTCGAAAAGCGCATTGAACAGCGCACCGTCCGCAAATAA
- a CDS encoding LysR family transcriptional regulator: MTVKQIRAFLAVAQSLSFAAACERLHLSQSALSLTIKGLEEGLGGRLFSRNTRNVALTPEGESLLPLARRLIADWDNAEDELRQRFTLQRGRVTVAAMPSFAGNLLPPILKIFRARFPQVNVTVHDLINEQVLEMVRDRQVELGVAFEPSEGSSLAFTPLYLDRFIAVVPGDSPLAHCAEVDWKTLLEQPFITLQRPSTVRVMLEEHLGALQMKLPVALESHQLATVGKMVACGLGVSAVPALCARQMEEAGAHCITLNGPVIQRPIGVLTKPGYELSAAAQALFDIFQDEAAQGRFPTF, encoded by the coding sequence ATGACCGTCAAACAAATACGCGCCTTTCTCGCCGTGGCCCAGAGCCTGAGTTTTGCCGCCGCCTGCGAGCGCCTGCACCTTTCCCAGTCGGCGCTGAGCCTGACGATCAAAGGCCTGGAAGAGGGGCTGGGTGGGCGCCTGTTCAGCCGTAATACGCGAAACGTAGCGCTGACCCCTGAAGGAGAATCCCTGCTGCCCCTGGCACGCCGCCTGATTGCCGACTGGGACAACGCCGAAGACGAGCTGCGCCAGCGTTTCACCTTGCAACGTGGGCGTGTCACGGTCGCAGCGATGCCTTCATTTGCGGGCAATTTGTTGCCGCCGATCCTGAAGATATTCCGTGCACGTTTCCCTCAGGTGAATGTCACCGTGCACGACTTGATCAATGAGCAGGTGCTGGAGATGGTGCGCGATCGGCAGGTGGAGTTGGGCGTGGCGTTCGAGCCCTCTGAAGGTTCATCGCTGGCGTTTACCCCGCTGTACCTTGACCGGTTTATCGCGGTCGTGCCCGGTGACTCGCCCCTGGCGCACTGTGCCGAGGTCGATTGGAAAACCTTGCTGGAACAACCGTTCATCACCCTGCAGCGACCATCCACGGTGCGGGTCATGCTGGAGGAGCACTTGGGCGCCTTGCAGATGAAGCTGCCGGTGGCCCTGGAAAGCCATCAACTGGCAACGGTGGGCAAGATGGTTGCCTGCGGCCTTGGCGTCAGCGCCGTACCTGCATTGTGCGCGCGGCAAATGGAGGAGGCGGGTGCCCACTGCATTACCTTGAACGGCCCGGTGATCCAGCGGCCGATTGGCGTATTGACTAAACCAGGGTACGAACTGTCGGCGGCAGCGCAGGCGTTGTTTGATATCTTCCAGGATGAAGCGGCACAGGGCCGGTTTCCAACTTTTTAA